Proteins encoded together in one Streptomyces umbrinus window:
- a CDS encoding L,D-transpeptidase family protein — protein MRIPVMWRTGAVATTVVALVAVSGCTVQTVGTPAEGTTGGQTPTGKPPAGTSSVPGSSLDDTSPDDAKPSKPKPAAPPAPAPKTLWSKGDRGRDVRELQARLRQVFWLFEGPTGTYDGSTVTAVKGFQGKRGLPKTGKTDTVTWQRLLNMTREPGKWELYASGGQPAATPDPRCLTGRVLCISKTSRTLRWMIDGRTVSTMDVRFGSQYTPTREGVFNVYFKSRHHVSTIYDSPMPYAMFFSGGQAVHYSSDFAATGYYGASHGCVNVRDEGKIAALFSQVRNGDKVVVYW, from the coding sequence ATGCGTATTCCGGTCATGTGGCGAACAGGCGCGGTGGCGACGACGGTGGTGGCGCTCGTCGCGGTGAGCGGATGCACCGTCCAGACCGTCGGCACGCCCGCCGAAGGGACCACCGGCGGACAGACACCCACCGGGAAGCCACCGGCCGGTACGTCATCGGTGCCCGGCTCTTCCCTGGACGACACGTCCCCGGACGACGCCAAGCCGTCGAAGCCGAAGCCCGCCGCGCCGCCCGCGCCCGCGCCCAAGACCCTGTGGTCGAAGGGCGACCGGGGCAGGGACGTGCGGGAGCTGCAGGCCCGGCTGCGTCAGGTGTTCTGGCTCTTCGAGGGTCCGACCGGGACGTACGACGGCTCGACCGTCACCGCGGTCAAGGGCTTCCAGGGCAAGCGGGGCCTGCCGAAGACCGGGAAGACGGACACCGTGACGTGGCAGCGACTGCTGAACATGACGCGCGAGCCCGGCAAGTGGGAGCTGTACGCGTCGGGCGGCCAGCCGGCCGCGACGCCGGACCCGCGCTGTCTCACGGGCCGGGTGCTGTGCATCAGCAAGACGAGCCGCACCCTGCGCTGGATGATCGACGGCCGCACGGTCTCGACGATGGACGTGCGCTTCGGCTCGCAGTACACGCCGACCCGGGAAGGTGTCTTCAACGTCTACTTCAAGTCGCGCCACCATGTGTCGACGATCTACGACTCACCCATGCCGTACGCGATGTTCTTCAGCGGCGGCCAGGCCGTCCACTACTCCTCGGACTTCGCGGCGACGGGTTACTACGGAGCCTCGCACGGCTGCGTGAACGTACGGGACGAAGGGAAGATCGCGGCGCTGTTCTCCCAGGTGAGGAACGGCGACAAGGTCGTCGTCTACTGGTGA
- a CDS encoding beta-N-acetylhexosaminidase — translation MLVGAGVAVAAGAALTVGLWPSGDSGAPSSQRPSGGRTALAPTPSQSPTPSPSRTYPLSKTPRTIPAVREHTPARGPGWRPGKGGRVVVGDDALADEGRLLAGELGLAYAGSGGARAGDVELGLTDEDANAESYTLAVKDGRVRISGTAEAGVFYGTRTLKQEVRQGGTAPEGVVRDSPAKPQRGFMLDIARKHFTAGWIEDRIRELGDLKYNQLGLHFSDDQGFRIASDSHPEVVSKQHLSKAEVRRILALAASRHITVVPEIDSPGHLGAVLDAHPDLQLRNTQGVVSRGSLDISKPASAKIVDDLLNEYADLFPGRHWHLGADEYRALTVSNPAASYPQLAAAAKAKYGSGAGIADLATGWLNDRADVMRGHDRTVRAWNDGFFPGGAVQADDDIQVAYWTGKEIGARQPAEYLRAGREVINYNDEYLYYVLGQPNAFVYPTGQRIYEQWTPLVVRGTTPVPREYDDQILGGYFAVWCDLSASQTQDQVAAGIRMPLRALTQKLWDPRKPGMPWAEFKELAGKLG, via the coding sequence CTGCTGGTCGGTGCGGGCGTGGCGGTCGCGGCGGGTGCCGCGCTGACCGTCGGGCTCTGGCCGAGCGGTGACTCCGGCGCGCCCTCGTCCCAGCGGCCCTCCGGCGGGAGAACCGCCCTGGCGCCGACACCGTCCCAGTCGCCCACTCCGTCACCCAGTCGGACGTATCCGCTGTCGAAGACTCCTCGGACCATCCCGGCCGTACGGGAGCACACGCCTGCGCGCGGGCCCGGCTGGCGTCCCGGGAAGGGCGGGCGGGTCGTCGTGGGCGACGACGCGCTCGCGGACGAGGGGCGGCTGCTCGCCGGGGAACTGGGCCTGGCCTACGCGGGCTCGGGCGGGGCGCGGGCCGGCGACGTGGAGCTGGGCCTCACCGACGAGGACGCGAACGCCGAGTCGTACACGCTGGCCGTGAAGGACGGGCGGGTGCGGATCAGCGGGACGGCCGAGGCGGGCGTCTTCTACGGCACGCGCACGCTCAAGCAGGAGGTACGCCAGGGCGGCACGGCACCCGAGGGAGTCGTACGGGACTCGCCGGCCAAGCCGCAGCGCGGGTTCATGCTGGACATCGCGCGCAAGCACTTCACGGCCGGCTGGATCGAGGACCGGATCCGTGAGCTGGGGGACCTGAAGTACAACCAGCTCGGGCTGCACTTCTCCGACGACCAGGGCTTCCGGATCGCCTCCGACTCCCATCCCGAGGTCGTGTCGAAGCAGCATCTGTCGAAGGCGGAGGTGCGGCGCATCCTCGCGCTCGCGGCCAGCCGGCACATCACCGTCGTGCCCGAGATCGACTCGCCCGGCCACCTGGGCGCGGTGCTCGACGCGCACCCCGACCTCCAGCTCCGCAACACGCAGGGCGTCGTCTCGCGGGGCTCGCTGGACATCTCCAAGCCCGCGTCCGCGAAGATCGTGGACGACCTGCTGAACGAGTACGCGGACCTCTTCCCCGGGCGCCACTGGCATCTCGGCGCCGACGAGTACCGGGCGCTGACGGTGTCGAACCCGGCGGCCTCGTATCCGCAGCTGGCCGCCGCCGCGAAGGCCAAGTACGGCTCGGGCGCCGGGATCGCGGACCTCGCGACCGGGTGGCTCAACGACCGGGCCGACGTGATGCGCGGGCACGACCGGACCGTACGGGCCTGGAACGACGGGTTCTTCCCCGGGGGCGCGGTGCAGGCCGACGACGACATCCAGGTCGCGTACTGGACGGGCAAGGAGATCGGCGCGCGGCAGCCGGCCGAGTACCTGCGGGCCGGGCGCGAGGTCATCAACTACAACGACGAGTACCTGTACTACGTGCTCGGGCAGCCCAACGCCTTCGTCTACCCGACCGGGCAGCGCATCTACGAGCAGTGGACCCCGCTCGTCGTGCGCGGGACGACGCCGGTGCCACGGGAGTACGACGACCAGATCCTCGGCGGCTACTTCGCCGTCTGGTGCGACCTCTCCGCCTCGCAGACCCAGGACCAGGTGGCGGCGGGGATCCGGATGCCGCTGCGGGCGCTGACACAGAAGCTCTGGGATCCGCGGAAGCCGGGGATGCCGTGGGCGGAGTTCAAGGAGCTCGCGGGGAAACTGGGCTGA
- a CDS encoding RNA polymerase sigma factor: MLGDDAELTAAVLAAQDGDETAFRTVYRAVHPRLLGYVRTLVGDPDAEDVTSEAWLQIARDIERFSGDADRFRGWAARIARNRALDHIRMRGRRPAIGGDETELTGRAAESDTAGEAIEALSTGSTLSLIAQLPQDQAEAVVLRVVVGLDAKTAAETLGKRPGAVRTAAHRGLKRLAELIGADPESAGSLSSVPPQRPPHAEPRTRAVTSAGVTHTRSRTQKDM, encoded by the coding sequence GTGCTGGGGGACGACGCGGAGCTGACCGCCGCGGTGCTTGCGGCACAGGACGGAGACGAGACCGCGTTCCGGACTGTGTACCGAGCCGTGCATCCACGGCTCCTGGGGTATGTACGGACGCTGGTCGGCGACCCGGACGCGGAGGACGTCACGTCCGAGGCCTGGCTGCAGATCGCCCGTGACATCGAACGGTTCAGCGGCGACGCCGACCGCTTCCGCGGCTGGGCGGCCCGGATCGCCCGCAACCGGGCCCTCGACCACATACGTATGCGCGGCCGCCGCCCCGCGATAGGCGGCGACGAGACCGAGCTCACCGGCCGGGCGGCCGAGTCCGACACCGCCGGTGAGGCCATCGAGGCCCTCTCCACCGGCAGCACCCTCTCCCTCATAGCCCAGCTCCCGCAGGACCAGGCCGAGGCCGTCGTGCTGCGCGTCGTCGTCGGCCTCGACGCGAAGACCGCCGCCGAGACCCTGGGCAAACGGCCGGGCGCCGTCCGCACGGCCGCGCACCGCGGTCTGAAGCGGCTCGCGGAGCTGATCGGCGCGGATCCGGAATCGGCCGGATCGCTGAGTTCCGTACCCCCACAAAGACCCCCACACGCAGAACCGCGTACCCGCGCGGTGACGTCCGCCGGTGTGACGCATACGCGTTCGCGGACGCAGAAGGACATGTGA
- a CDS encoding succinate dehydrogenase hydrophobic membrane anchor subunit — translation MSTTEKTAASGIGPVEGASLYGVDNPAPLIEAPRKRTKKTPKSTRGNFEMAAWLFMRLSGIVLVVLVIGHLLIQLVLDGGVSKIGFAFVAGRWASPFWQTWDLLMLWLAMLHGANGLRTVINDYAERANTRLWLKGLLYTATVFTILLGTLVIFTFDPNIR, via the coding sequence ATGTCCACCACTGAGAAGACCGCCGCCTCCGGCATCGGCCCCGTCGAGGGCGCGTCCCTCTACGGCGTCGACAACCCGGCGCCCCTCATCGAGGCCCCGCGCAAGCGGACGAAGAAGACCCCGAAGTCCACCCGTGGCAACTTCGAGATGGCCGCATGGCTCTTCATGCGTCTGTCCGGCATCGTCCTCGTCGTCCTCGTCATCGGCCACCTGCTGATCCAGCTCGTCCTCGACGGCGGCGTCTCCAAGATCGGCTTCGCCTTCGTGGCGGGCCGCTGGGCGTCCCCGTTCTGGCAGACGTGGGACCTGCTGATGCTGTGGCTGGCGATGCTGCACGGCGCCAACGGCCTGCGCACGGTCATCAACGACTACGCGGAGCGCGCGAACACCCGGCTGTGGCTCAAGGGCCTGCTCTACACGGCCACGGTGTTCACCATCCTGCTGGGCACGCTGGTGATCTTCACCTTCGACCCGAACATCCGCTAG
- a CDS encoding 2-oxo-4-hydroxy-4-carboxy-5-ureidoimidazoline decarboxylase has translation MPDPSDPPEPSGRSALPEQTRSAPDPTGPRPSGLDRFNGMPADEAELALLTCCGSHRWARRVAAHRPYPDLESLLAAADEAAYDLTPGDLAEALACESLTLLPEGAYSAAHTALSAAHAAYESRFGHVFVICLDDTAPEESLDQVLAGIRSRLTNDPDEERILTAEELRRLARGRLTRSFRPAGNCAVS, from the coding sequence ATTCCGGACCCGTCCGACCCGCCCGAGCCGTCCGGGCGCTCGGCACTGCCGGAGCAGACCCGCTCGGCGCCGGATCCCACCGGACCCCGCCCCAGCGGCCTGGACCGGTTCAACGGCATGCCCGCCGACGAGGCCGAGCTCGCCCTCCTCACCTGCTGCGGCAGCCACCGCTGGGCCCGCCGCGTCGCCGCCCACCGCCCGTACCCCGACCTGGAGTCCCTCCTGGCCGCGGCCGACGAGGCGGCGTACGACCTGACCCCCGGCGATCTCGCCGAGGCCCTGGCCTGCGAATCCCTCACCCTCCTCCCGGAAGGCGCGTACTCCGCGGCCCACACCGCCCTGAGCGCCGCCCACGCCGCCTACGAGAGCCGTTTCGGCCACGTCTTCGTGATCTGCCTGGACGACACGGCCCCCGAGGAGTCCCTCGACCAGGTCCTGGCCGGAATCCGATCACGATTGACAAACGATCCCGACGAGGAACGAATCCTGACCGCAGAAGAACTCCGCCGCCTGGCCAGAGGCCGCCTCACCAGGTCTTTCAGGCCGGCGGGTAACTGCGCGGTCTCCTAG
- a CDS encoding FG-GAP-like repeat-containing protein, with the protein MLGGTGAVTYAVANPSTDPAVDAARSKRPVKVHELTMQSDGSGRREVERTSTEQFSLLGVTWTGAKTDLDGTAQVRTRDLATGEWTGWQNLDLEPHPVDKAEPGAKEARGASDPLWVGPSDGVEARVVAAGGTSRTESGGGSTSSPLPKGLEVSLVDPGVTSAEAKNKALGTTTGTSLENAAFVAEDPTDSPTPTDPASDSPSPTESTGTEPTTSAPASPTESTSESPSESASPTPDPVPSPPPSTVVQPPIISRAQWGANESMVKDPPEYIDKVSAVFVHHTVGTNDYSCAESPALVRGIMAYHVQSEGWNDLGYNFLVDKCGRIFEGRGGGIDLPVRGAHTYGFNGDSAGIAVLGDFEGAAATSTTPAKAAGRPSRAALESVARVAAWKLGQYGGNPSGQVTLTAAADTGVWKAGEQATLNTISGHRDGFATACPGKNLYSKLSEIRRYASSPGKNSAVPTADFNRDGISDVVAATPKQGSGWLTLVPGGVNGPVSASKVKLNQGSAGVPGAAESGDQWGTATAWGDINADGYADLAIGAPGEDDTTGHADRGAVTILYGPKFDTGADTMALGDDYEPVGARFGATVAVGDFNADGKADVFTAATGTGGNWAARFNDGHEVAGDLTTVSGALSYADATTGDFNRDGYADVALNYRDASGVGKVTWFKGSKSLGLSKVSTLSVKGGRSIASGDVNGNGYDDIVIGQPYATESGAISGGQVTMVPGTSTGFTTTGMTKITQDTAGVAGANESGDALGTSVSVGDFNADGYADVLAGAPNEDITRTTNRANAGAIWLFKGASSGLTGTGSLSYSQDTAGIPGSTEKDDKLGSSVSLTDVSGHGRAHLLIGAEGEDAGNGTLLYLPTTASGVSVAKSAYYGVTQLTTPTAGRLGQFLTP; encoded by the coding sequence GTGCTGGGCGGGACGGGCGCCGTGACGTACGCCGTCGCGAACCCGAGCACGGACCCGGCCGTGGACGCCGCGCGCAGCAAGCGGCCCGTGAAGGTGCACGAGCTCACGATGCAGAGCGACGGCTCGGGCCGGCGCGAGGTCGAGCGGACGAGCACCGAGCAGTTCTCGCTGCTCGGCGTCACCTGGACCGGCGCGAAGACCGACCTGGACGGCACCGCCCAGGTACGCACCCGCGACCTGGCCACGGGCGAGTGGACCGGCTGGCAGAACCTGGATCTGGAGCCGCACCCGGTCGACAAGGCCGAGCCGGGCGCCAAGGAAGCCCGCGGGGCCTCCGACCCGCTGTGGGTCGGCCCGAGCGACGGTGTCGAGGCGCGGGTCGTCGCGGCTGGGGGCACCTCCCGGACGGAGTCTGGGGGAGGTTCGACGAGTTCGCCGCTGCCCAAGGGCCTTGAGGTCAGCCTGGTCGACCCGGGTGTGACCTCGGCCGAGGCGAAGAACAAGGCACTCGGCACGACGACCGGCACCTCCCTGGAGAACGCCGCCTTCGTCGCCGAGGACCCGACCGACTCCCCGACCCCGACCGACCCGGCCTCGGACTCCCCGTCGCCGACGGAGTCCACCGGTACGGAGCCCACGACCAGCGCGCCGGCGTCGCCCACCGAGAGCACCTCGGAGAGCCCGTCGGAGTCCGCCTCGCCGACCCCCGACCCGGTGCCGTCCCCGCCGCCGTCCACCGTGGTGCAGCCGCCGATCATCTCCCGAGCACAGTGGGGCGCCAACGAGTCGATGGTGAAGGACCCGCCGGAGTACATCGACAAGGTCAGCGCGGTCTTCGTGCACCACACGGTCGGCACGAACGACTACAGCTGCGCCGAGTCCCCGGCGCTGGTCCGCGGCATCATGGCGTACCACGTGCAGAGCGAGGGGTGGAACGACCTCGGCTACAACTTCCTGGTCGACAAGTGCGGCCGGATCTTCGAGGGCCGCGGCGGCGGCATCGACCTGCCGGTGCGCGGCGCGCACACGTACGGCTTCAACGGCGACTCGGCGGGCATCGCCGTCCTCGGTGACTTCGAGGGCGCTGCCGCCACCTCCACCACTCCGGCCAAGGCCGCGGGCAGGCCTTCCCGCGCCGCCCTGGAGTCCGTGGCGCGCGTCGCCGCCTGGAAGCTGGGCCAGTACGGGGGCAACCCGAGCGGCCAGGTCACGCTGACCGCCGCCGCCGACACGGGGGTGTGGAAGGCGGGCGAGCAGGCCACGCTGAACACGATCTCCGGCCACCGCGACGGCTTCGCCACCGCGTGCCCCGGCAAGAACCTGTACTCGAAGCTGAGCGAGATCCGCCGGTACGCCTCCAGCCCCGGCAAGAACTCCGCTGTCCCCACGGCCGACTTCAACCGTGACGGCATCAGCGACGTCGTCGCCGCCACGCCCAAGCAGGGCAGCGGCTGGCTCACACTCGTGCCGGGCGGCGTCAACGGCCCCGTCTCCGCCTCGAAGGTGAAGCTCAACCAGGGCAGCGCCGGTGTTCCGGGTGCCGCCGAGTCCGGCGACCAGTGGGGCACGGCCACGGCCTGGGGCGACATCAACGCCGACGGCTACGCGGACCTCGCGATCGGTGCGCCCGGCGAGGACGACACAACTGGCCACGCCGACCGCGGTGCCGTAACGATCCTGTACGGCCCGAAGTTCGACACCGGCGCCGACACCATGGCGCTGGGCGACGACTACGAGCCGGTCGGCGCGCGCTTCGGTGCGACGGTCGCGGTCGGCGACTTCAACGCCGACGGCAAGGCGGACGTCTTCACCGCGGCCACCGGCACGGGCGGCAACTGGGCGGCCCGCTTCAACGACGGCCACGAGGTCGCGGGCGACCTCACCACCGTCTCCGGCGCCCTCTCGTACGCGGACGCCACGACCGGTGACTTCAACCGGGACGGCTACGCGGACGTGGCGCTCAACTACCGCGACGCGTCCGGAGTCGGCAAGGTCACCTGGTTCAAGGGCTCCAAGTCGCTGGGCCTGTCTAAGGTTTCGACACTCTCCGTGAAGGGCGGCCGGTCCATCGCCTCGGGCGACGTGAACGGCAACGGCTACGACGACATCGTCATCGGGCAGCCGTACGCCACGGAGTCCGGCGCCATCTCCGGCGGCCAGGTCACCATGGTTCCGGGCACGTCGACCGGCTTCACCACGACCGGGATGACGAAGATCACCCAGGACACCGCGGGGGTCGCGGGCGCCAACGAGTCCGGGGACGCCCTGGGTACCTCGGTCTCCGTGGGCGACTTCAACGCCGACGGTTACGCGGACGTCCTCGCCGGCGCCCCGAACGAGGACATCACCCGCACCACCAACCGCGCCAACGCGGGCGCGATCTGGCTCTTCAAGGGCGCCTCGTCGGGCCTCACGGGCACGGGCTCTCTCTCCTACTCCCAGGACACGGCGGGTATCCCCGGCTCCACGGAGAAGGACGACAAGCTGGGCTCGTCCGTCTCCCTGACGGACGTCTCCGGCCACGGCCGCGCTCATCTCCTCATCGGCGCGGAGGGCGAGGACGCGGGTAACGGCACGCTCCTGTACCTCCCGACGACGGCCTCGGGCGTCTCCGTCGCCAAGTCGGCGTACTACGGCGTAACCCAACTCACCACGCCGACGGCTGGCCGCCTGGGGCAGTTCTTGACCCCTTAG
- a CDS encoding RNA polymerase sigma factor, whose amino-acid sequence MGQGGEPHRGRTSDGELGAAVARAQEGDEAAFAVAYRIVQPGLLGYLRGLVGDEAEDVASDAWLEIARDLGRFRGDGAGFRGWSATIARHRALDHLRRLKVRPRASALEQDMLELPGPHSTHDQALESLSTEYALELVASLPRDQAEAVLLRVVVGLDGPAAARVLGKRPGAVRTAAHRGLKRLASRLDAESVTDDGPNALGESR is encoded by the coding sequence TTGGGCCAGGGAGGGGAACCCCACCGCGGGCGGACGTCCGACGGTGAACTCGGCGCGGCCGTCGCACGGGCGCAGGAGGGCGACGAGGCCGCCTTCGCCGTCGCGTACCGGATCGTGCAGCCCGGACTGCTCGGGTATCTGCGGGGGCTGGTCGGCGACGAGGCGGAGGACGTGGCGTCGGACGCGTGGCTGGAGATCGCCCGGGACCTGGGGCGGTTCCGCGGTGACGGGGCGGGGTTCCGCGGCTGGAGCGCGACCATCGCCCGGCACCGGGCCCTCGACCATCTGCGGCGGCTGAAGGTACGGCCGCGGGCGTCCGCGCTGGAACAGGACATGCTCGAACTGCCCGGCCCGCACAGCACGCACGACCAGGCCCTGGAGTCCCTCTCCACGGAGTACGCGCTCGAACTCGTCGCGAGTCTCCCGCGCGACCAGGCCGAGGCCGTACTGCTGCGTGTCGTCGTCGGTCTCGACGGCCCCGCGGCCGCGCGCGTCCTCGGCAAACGCCCCGGCGCGGTACGCACCGCCGCGCACCGGGGTCTGAAGCGCCTCGCGAGCCGGCTCGACGCGGAGAGTGTGACGGATGACGGGCCCAACGCGCTGGGGGAGTCGAGATGA
- the sdhC gene encoding succinate dehydrogenase, cytochrome b556 subunit: protein MPAGTLYRGREGMWSWVAHRVTGVLIFFFLFVHVLDTALVRVSPEDYDKVVATYKTPIVALLEYGLVAAILFHALNGLRVIAVDFWSKGPRYQKQMLWTVVGIWVVLMVGALYPVLGHAAREVFGS, encoded by the coding sequence GTGCCGGCTGGAACGCTGTACCGCGGCCGGGAAGGAATGTGGTCATGGGTGGCTCATCGAGTCACCGGCGTCCTCATCTTCTTCTTCCTGTTCGTACACGTGCTGGACACCGCTCTTGTCCGTGTCTCCCCCGAGGACTACGACAAGGTCGTAGCCACCTACAAGACGCCGATCGTCGCGCTGCTGGAGTACGGCCTCGTCGCCGCCATCCTCTTCCACGCGCTCAACGGCCTGCGTGTGATCGCCGTCGACTTCTGGTCGAAGGGCCCGCGCTACCAGAAGCAGATGCTCTGGACCGTGGTCGGCATCTGGGTCGTGCTGATGGTCGGGGCCCTGTACCCCGTACTCGGCCACGCCGCTCGTGAAGTCTTCGGGAGCTGA